AGGAGGCCGCACAGATCGGGCGCTACGCCGAGCTCATCCACAGCCTGGCGCAGATCACGCTGGTCTGTCGCGGCCCCAAGCCCGTGGCGGCGCTCAAGCGCCACGGCCTGCGCGCCTCGATCACGGCGACGGCACCCTACACCACGACGGAGCTGCTGGCGGCGCTGGAGCCGCTGCCGCTGAGCGGGACCGGCATCGCGCTGCTGCATTACGGCGAGCGCAACGCGCCGCTCGCCCAGGCAATGGAGGCCCGCGGCGCGCATCTGACCGAGCTGTGCCTGTATGAGTGGCAGCTTCCGGAGGTGCAAACGCCGCTGCGCGACCTGATCGACGCGCTGATCGGCAGCCGCATCGATGCAATCGCCTTTACCAGCCAGGTGCAACTGCGCCATCTGTTGCAGGTCGCGGCTGAGATGGGGAATGCCAATGCGCTGATCGACGCGCTGCATGACAAAACGATCGTTGCTGCGGTGGGGCCGACGTGCGCTGCGGCGCTGCGTCAGGCCGGGATCGCGCCCCGCGTGGTGCCCGAACACCCCAAAATGGGGCAGATGATCGCCGCGCTGGCCGCCTATATCACGCATGAGATCGAGCATGGCCGTCGTCGAGCGCCGGACGTGCTCGAACAGAGCGCCTAGCGCTGCGGCTACGTCCGGCATCGAACGCCGATCCGCAGACCGATCGGCCGCTCGACGCATATCCGACCGGATGACCAATCATGGGGATGAAGGAGCAACACTATGGAACCTGTCACTACACCGATCACCGATGAGCCACCAGGCCATCTGCCGACGTTGATCGCGAGCTTCCTGCACTTCGACCTGAGCTTTATGCTGTGGGTCTTGTTGGGCGCGCTCGGCATCTCGATTGCCGAAAGCTTAGCGCTGAGTCCGGCGGAAAAAGGGATCATCGTCGCGATCCCGATCCTCAGCGGCTCGCTCCTGCGCGTGCCGCTTGGGCTGCTGAGCGATCGTATCGGCGGCAAGCGTGTCGGCGTCGCGATGCTGGCGTTTCTGTTCCTGCCACTGAGCGTGGGCTGGCTTGCGGGGACCAGCCTGCCAAGCGTGGTGATCACGGGCCTGCTGCTGGGAACGGCTGGCGCGTCGTTTGCCGTGGCCCTGCCCCTGGCGAGCCGCTGGTATCCGCCGCAGCGTCAGGGCATCGTCCTGGGGATTGCCGCCGCAGGCAACAGCGGGACGGTCGTCACCAATCTTGCCGCGCCGTACCTGGCGACGATCGTCGGCTGGCACAATGTCCTTGGCCTGGCGATGATTCCCCTGGCGCTGGTGCTGATCGCCTTCACCTGGATGGCGAAGGATCGTCCCAGCCCGGCGACCGGCCAGCCGGTCCGGCGGTATCTCGCGGCGCTCAAGCACCGTGACCTGTGGTGGTTCTGCCTGTTTTACAGCGTGACCTTCGGCGGGTATGTCGGGCTGAGCAGCTTCCTGCCGATCTTCTTCCGCGATCAATACAACGTCGATGCGCTGACAGCCGGATACGTCACGGCACTGGCAACCTTCGTCGGCAGCCTGATCCGTCCGCTCGGCGGCTATCTCGCGGATCG
The sequence above is drawn from the Herpetosiphonaceae bacterium genome and encodes:
- a CDS encoding uroporphyrinogen-III synthase, with amino-acid sequence MTSLQGAVVALLEARMSSELASLVLRHGGEPLCVPAVRESGRSCTAEVSRLIDGVSAGTYTMLICATGVGVETLMQEAAQIGRYAELIHSLAQITLVCRGPKPVAALKRHGLRASITATAPYTTTELLAALEPLPLSGTGIALLHYGERNAPLAQAMEARGAHLTELCLYEWQLPEVQTPLRDLIDALIGSRIDAIAFTSQVQLRHLLQVAAEMGNANALIDALHDKTIVAAVGPTCAAALRQAGIAPRVVPEHPKMGQMIAALAAYITHEIEHGRRRAPDVLEQSA
- a CDS encoding MFS transporter; the protein is MEPVTTPITDEPPGHLPTLIASFLHFDLSFMLWVLLGALGISIAESLALSPAEKGIIVAIPILSGSLLRVPLGLLSDRIGGKRVGVAMLAFLFLPLSVGWLAGTSLPSVVITGLLLGTAGASFAVALPLASRWYPPQRQGIVLGIAAAGNSGTVVTNLAAPYLATIVGWHNVLGLAMIPLALVLIAFTWMAKDRPSPATGQPVRRYLAALKHRDLWWFCLFYSVTFGGYVGLSSFLPIFFRDQYNVDALTAGYVTALATFVGSLIRPLGGYLADRVGGTRMLSWVLIGIFGTYLLGAQLPSLPLMLLLLVIGMACLGMGNGAIFQLAPQRFARQIGITTGVIGAVGGIGGFLLPTILGSAKHISDSFSLGFLVLAAGALFAYGVLQVLTTVQRGWRMSWRLSPLTEAVADVHASEA